The genomic DNA TTTGATTATTGATGATGAACAGGATATCCGAGAAACTACACAGATGTGTTTGGAGATAGCTGGCGAATGGGAAGTTCTAACAGCAGTTTCCGGTAGAGAAGGTTTAATCAAAGCTGCTGCCGAACAACCTGATGTCATTCTCTTAGATGTAATGATGCCAGATATGGATGGGTTGACAACCTTGCAAAACCTCCAGAAAAATCCTCAAACTAAGAATATTCCGGTAATTTTGCTCACAGCAAAAGCACAAGCTGCCGAACAACGTCAGTTTACTCAACTCAAGATCGCGGCAGTCATTACCAAGCCCTACGATCCTTTTACCTTATCCGATCAAGTGCTACAGGCATTGGTTGGTAAGTCGGTGTGAGTTTATTGCGTGTAGTAGCTAGTAACGTTGCCAACCTTCCTGACGTCGGAAACTGCACCCGTTACATCACACTGTTTCGAGCGATTACTTCTCGATAGAACGATGCGCTTAATTTCGGCGTGCGTTTCAGCGTCGTATAATCCACATAGATCGCTCCGAAGCGTTGGGCGTAACCAGCAACCCACTCAAAGTTGTCCAGCAAACTCCAGAGGAAATAGCCGCGCACGGGCGCTCCTTCAGAGGTTGCACGTTGCAGTTGCGTCAAGTAACTACGCAAGAACATAATGCGATCGCTATCATATACTTGGCCGTCTTTAGCCACTTCGTCGCTGGTAGCGCATCCATTCTCGGTGATGTAAATTTCCTTCACATTCCACAGTTTCTGCAAAAGACGTGGTGCCCAATATAGCGTTTCCGGGCCGAGCCGATGCCAGGACGAAACCATTCGTGGGTGAGATTTGTTGAACGGAAGGGATTGATAACCAGGAGGTTTGTTACTAGCACTGATGTAATAATCCGGCGTATAGATATTGATGCCGACGAAATCTATCGGGGAAGCGATGGCTTTCAAGTCTTCGGAGGTGAATTTGGGTGCATCCGCTCCTGCCGCTTTGAGATACGCATCGGTATAACGACCTTCTAGCATGGCGGTCAAATAACCTGCATTCAGCTCGCGCATGGCAATCTCGGTCGCCTTGATATGTTCTGGTGTCTCAATGATGGGTACGACAGCGAAGATGTTTTCTGCTGGCCCCACTTTGGTTCCCCGACGCGCCTTGGCGCGAATCGCCTGAACTGCGAGACCATGGGCGAGAATTGCATGATGCCTAACCTGATTCAATCGGGCAGGCGGCAGTTTAAATCCTGGTGCGAGGATGCCGGATTCGTGTCCCCGATCTACGAACGTGCGGATTTCGTTGAGTGTGAAAAAGCGTTGGACGCGATCGCTCAGTTTTTCGGTGACGTAACCCGCGTAATCGGCAAACGCCAGAGCAGTTTCGCGAGATTCCCAACCACCATATCGCTCTTGCAAAGTCTGAGGCAAATCCCAGTGATAGAGGGACGGAAATGGTTCGATACCGTTGGCGAGTAGTTCATCTACGAGACGATTGTAAAAATCGAGACCCTTTGGATTCACCTTGCCCCTGCCCTCTGGGAATATACGGGGCCAGGCGATGGAAAAGCGGTACGCCTTCGTCCCCATCGCCTTCATCAACTGCACGTCTTCTTTGTACCGATGATAGTGGTCTACGGCAACATCCGCGTTACTTCCATCAAATATCTTGCCAGGTGTGTGTGCAAACCGATCCCAAATAGATACGCCGCGACCATCTTCCTTAACAGCGCCTTCAATCTGGTAGGCTGAGGTAGCGGTTCCCCAGACAAATCCTTTCGGAAAACTGCGGGCGTCGTTTGCAGTGGCAGGTTTGGGCTTTACAGTCTTTAATACCCCGCTCCCTTCCTCACCCGCCACTTTCACTGGAATTGCGGCGGCTAAACCGCCCAACGCAGTCTGCATCAGTTGCCGCCTATTCATAAAAACATCTCCTGTGCATAACTTACCTGAAGTTTGGTATCAGATTTAGGTGCTAATGTTATGTTGCAATCAATGTTGTCAATAGTCTCAGTGATTACAAAGTATTCTCGGTACTTACCCTGTATAAGCAGATGTTTTGTTATACACTTAGTTGCAACGTGGAAATCCTGAAATTCTAACGGGGTCATGTTTTTTGTCTCCAACGAGTAAAAACTTTTAATTGCAGACCCAACCATTTATTGTACAGATTTTGGCAAGGTTGGTGTGAAACTAAATTTCTATAGGTAAATGCTCCAAAAGGCTGACTCTCTTCATTGATTATTCAGATTTTTTGCCTACTCTACAAGAAGCTGGAATTGTATATCTGCCAGCTAATTTGAGGCAGAAAGGTAAATCTTAGCAGTGATAACCCGGCGCATTTTACTAATTGAAAATGAAAACGTTATTCGGGAGTTAACCCAGCTTTGCTTAGAAACAGAGGCAGGTTGGGAAGTGCTGACAACAGCATCCAGTTATGAAGCGATTGTTAAAACTGAGACAGAGAAACTCGATGTCATCCTCATGGATGTGGACGCATTCGTCTGCGAACAGGATTTATCTGTAACCTTGCAACAGTTGCAGAGCAACCCTGTAACCTATCATATCCCTGTAATTTTATTAACAACGTTAGTGAATGGAGAGATATCCCAGATGGTAAAACTTGGGGTGAGGGCTGCGATCGCTAAACCTTTTGATTTAATGACTCTGGCTCAACAAGTAGCTGAAATACTAAATTGGAAATATTAAAAATGTAATATTTTGTTAAAAACTAGCTTCCTTCATCAGTTCTTCATTTTTTTTGCTTATTCTCTACTCCAAGGGTTATGTAGCTAATAGTTAATCCCCCAACGAACAACTAACAACAAACTTAAATACAACTACTTTGAGTAGAGCAAAGTTCTCATTTCTTTAATAGAAGAGGGAGAGTTCAATGACTCTTACGCCAGAGCGAGAGCAAGAGGCGAGGGTTGTAGTTGATAACGATCCAGTAGCAACTTCTTTTCAGAAGTGGTCGCAACCAGGACACTTTGACCGCACCCTTGCCAAAGGTGCCAAAACCACAACCTGGATTTGGAACTTACATGCTAACGCCCACGATTTCGATACTCATACTAGCGATTTAGAAGATATATCGCGCAAGATTTTTGCTGCCCATTTTGGACATCTAGCGGTGGTATTTCTTTGGTTAAGCGGGATGTATTTTCATGGTGCTCGCTTTTCCAATTTTGAGGCTTGGATGACAAACCCAACTAGTATTAAACCCAGCGCTCAAGTTGTTTGGCCCATATTTGGCCAAGAAATTTTGAATGGAGATATGGGTGGTGGTTTCTACGGCATTCAAATCACATCTGGGCTTTTCCAAATGTGGCGTGCTGCTGGTTTTACTAATACATTCCAGTTGTATTGCACTGCAATTGGTGGCTTGGTAATGGCAGCGCTGATGCTGTTTGCTGGTTGGTTCCACTATCACAAACGTGCTCCCAAACTGGAATGGTTCCAAAATACCCAGTCGATGTTAAATCATCACTTAGCTGGGCTTTTGGGTTTGGGTTCGTTGGGCTGGACGGGACACCTCATTCATGTTTCTTTACCAACTAACAAGCTGTTGGATGCTGGAGTAGCTCTTGAGGATATTCCCTTGCCGCACGAGTTCATCTTGAATCCCAGTTTGATGAACGAGTTGTATCCCCGTGTAGATTGGGGCTTTGTGAAGGGTGTATTGCCTTTCTTCACCTTGCAGTGGGGGCATTTTGCTGACTTCCTCACTTTTAAGGGTGGTCTTAACCCTGTCACAGGCGGCTTGTGGTTAACAGATGTTGCACATCATCATTTGGCGATCGCGGTAATGTTCATCGTTGCCGGTCATATGTATCGTACCAATTGGGGTATCGGTCACAGCATCAAAGAAATGCTGGATGATGCCAGAACTCCTAATATGCTGCCATTCTTGAGCTTTATCGGGCCTGTCGGTCATAAGGGTCTATTTGAAGTTCTGACGACTTCCTGGCACGCTCAACTGTCAATTAATTTGGCAATGTTGGGTTCTTTGAGCATTATCATCGCCCATCATATGTATGCGATGCCGCCCTATCCCTATTTGGCAACCGACTATGCAACTGTGGTATCTCTGTTCACTCATCATGTGTGGATTGGGGGTTTCCTGATAGTTGGGGCGGCAGCCCACGCAGCGATTTACATGGTACGGGACTACGAACCAGAAGAAAATTACAATAATGTGCTGGATCGGGTACTACGCCATCGGGATGCAATTATTTCTCACCTGGTTTGGGTGTGTCAGTTCCTTGGCTTCCATAGCTTTGCTATGTATTGTCACAATGACACGATGCGGGCTTTTGGTCGTCCTCAAGATATGTTCTCGGATACGGGAATTCAACTACAGCCAGTATTTGCCCAGTGGTTGCAACACATCCATACAATGACTATAGGTAATCCAGCTCTTCAAGTTGCTGCACCTTTGGGTCATGCTTTCGGCGGCTTGCGAAATCTGGAACTAACAGGATTGGGAACCGCAGCTCCTAATTTGCACGAGCCTGTCAGCTATGCTTTCGGTGGTGGTGTAGTGGCTGTGGCTGGGAAAGTGGCAATGATGCCCATTACCTTGGGTACAGCAGATTTCTTAATTCACCACATTCACGCCTTCACAATTCACGTCACTGTTCTCGTACTGCTGAAAGGGGTTTTATTTGCCCGCAGTTCTCGTTTAGTTCCAGATAAAGCTAATTTAGGCTTCCGCTTCCCCTGCGACGGGCCGGGACGGGGTGGTACTTGTCAGGTATCGGCTTGGGATCATGTCTTCCTGGGTCTATTTTGGATGTACAACTCTCTGAGTATGGTGATTTTCCACTTCTTCTGGAAGATGCAGTCAGATGTCTGGGGGACGGTGGGAGCAGATGGGGTGGTTACTCACATCACTGGTGGCAACTTTGCGACTTCGTCAATTACGAATAACGGCTGGTTGCGTGATTTTCTTTGGGCGCAATCACAACAGGTGATCACATCGTACAATACATCACTTTCGGCTTACGGTTTAATGTTCCTGGGCGGACACTTCGTCTTTGGCTTTAGTCTGATGTTCTTATTCAGTGGTCGTGGCTACTGGCAAGAACTGATTGAATCGATAGTTTGGGCGCACAATAAGTTGAAAGTTGCCCCAGCTATTCAACCTCGTGCTTTGAGCATCGTTCACGGTCGGGCTGTAGGAGTTGCTCATTACCTTTTAGGAGGAATTGTTACTACTTGGGCTTTCTTCCTAGCACGAAT from Chlorogloeopsis sp. ULAP01 includes the following:
- a CDS encoding response regulator is translated as MSYPDEPRIPDPIGRGVVKKRILIIDDEQDIRETTQMCLEIAGEWEVLTAVSGREGLIKAAAEQPDVILLDVMMPDMDGLTTLQNLQKNPQTKNIPVILLTAKAQAAEQRQFTQLKIAAVITKPYDPFTLSDQVLQALVGKSV
- a CDS encoding GH1 family beta-glucosidase, coding for MNRRQLMQTALGGLAAAIPVKVAGEEGSGVLKTVKPKPATANDARSFPKGFVWGTATSAYQIEGAVKEDGRGVSIWDRFAHTPGKIFDGSNADVAVDHYHRYKEDVQLMKAMGTKAYRFSIAWPRIFPEGRGKVNPKGLDFYNRLVDELLANGIEPFPSLYHWDLPQTLQERYGGWESRETALAFADYAGYVTEKLSDRVQRFFTLNEIRTFVDRGHESGILAPGFKLPPARLNQVRHHAILAHGLAVQAIRAKARRGTKVGPAENIFAVVPIIETPEHIKATEIAMRELNAGYLTAMLEGRYTDAYLKAAGADAPKFTSEDLKAIASPIDFVGINIYTPDYYISASNKPPGYQSLPFNKSHPRMVSSWHRLGPETLYWAPRLLQKLWNVKEIYITENGCATSDEVAKDGQVYDSDRIMFLRSYLTQLQRATSEGAPVRGYFLWSLLDNFEWVAGYAQRFGAIYVDYTTLKRTPKLSASFYREVIARNSVM
- a CDS encoding response regulator, encoding MITRRILLIENENVIRELTQLCLETEAGWEVLTTASSYEAIVKTETEKLDVILMDVDAFVCEQDLSVTLQQLQSNPVTYHIPVILLTTLVNGEISQMVKLGVRAAIAKPFDLMTLAQQVAEILNWKY
- the psaA gene encoding photosystem I core protein PsaA; protein product: MTLTPEREQEARVVVDNDPVATSFQKWSQPGHFDRTLAKGAKTTTWIWNLHANAHDFDTHTSDLEDISRKIFAAHFGHLAVVFLWLSGMYFHGARFSNFEAWMTNPTSIKPSAQVVWPIFGQEILNGDMGGGFYGIQITSGLFQMWRAAGFTNTFQLYCTAIGGLVMAALMLFAGWFHYHKRAPKLEWFQNTQSMLNHHLAGLLGLGSLGWTGHLIHVSLPTNKLLDAGVALEDIPLPHEFILNPSLMNELYPRVDWGFVKGVLPFFTLQWGHFADFLTFKGGLNPVTGGLWLTDVAHHHLAIAVMFIVAGHMYRTNWGIGHSIKEMLDDARTPNMLPFLSFIGPVGHKGLFEVLTTSWHAQLSINLAMLGSLSIIIAHHMYAMPPYPYLATDYATVVSLFTHHVWIGGFLIVGAAAHAAIYMVRDYEPEENYNNVLDRVLRHRDAIISHLVWVCQFLGFHSFAMYCHNDTMRAFGRPQDMFSDTGIQLQPVFAQWLQHIHTMTIGNPALQVAAPLGHAFGGLRNLELTGLGTAAPNLHEPVSYAFGGGVVAVAGKVAMMPITLGTADFLIHHIHAFTIHVTVLVLLKGVLFARSSRLVPDKANLGFRFPCDGPGRGGTCQVSAWDHVFLGLFWMYNSLSMVIFHFFWKMQSDVWGTVGADGVVTHITGGNFATSSITNNGWLRDFLWAQSQQVITSYNTSLSAYGLMFLGGHFVFGFSLMFLFSGRGYWQELIESIVWAHNKLKVAPAIQPRALSIVHGRAVGVAHYLLGGIVTTWAFFLARMTALG